In the Thunnus albacares chromosome 10, fThuAlb1.1, whole genome shotgun sequence genome, CATGGGGGTGTGGGAATAACGTCTACATGTAAACTAATATTACAGCCTATAAACAAAAGCATTTTGGAATATTTTCCGAGAGACTATGAAAATTATTAAACCATATCTTGACTGGTATGTTCCAAAATCTCTGCATgcattaaatttaattatagCCGGTGTCTTTTGAAATATACAGTCATTGGCAGCGTTTAAGGACAACAGCTTGTCATGCATGCTGCAGAATATTAAACACCCACCTCAATATCTCCTCTCCTGTCGAAGTTATTCCGCAGCGGCAGTGATTTTTCTGTCAAAGTCGCGCCGATTTGACAGACTGACcgaacaaatactgtatgtttgctcACCGGTTTGGTCATCCATGACTTTTGGACATGTAGAGAGTAAACAGAGCTGAAACGgccacacagacagcagcaccCGGGAACGCGCCTCTCCGTCAGCGGAGCCGGCGGAAGAAGTAATGACGGGAAACTTAAAAAGCCTTGCAGCCTGTTTGGGTGTTAAGTGTAGTGCTATGTGTAATGATTGCCTAATTGTAGTTTTATAGGCAGCAATACCAACAAACGTGAGGAAAACATGCAATGCTGTTGTATTTCAAAATTGAGATTGATAATAATAGGTTTTAATAGGTTAATAATAGGTTTTCTATTAAATGTGGGTAAGAATTGAAATAGTCTTTtttatgtgatatatatataattgtgcCCAGCTTAATATATATGTGTCACTCACTTTATGGGGACAAAAACCTGTTCAcacatgacatcacattgtAGACAAAAAGCTGGTCCCCATTGGTTAAAGTTATTGGGTAGGGGTTGGGGTTCATGTGATTTTGGTTATAAGGTTAGGGGTGAGTTTCCAGGGAATTAATGaatgccagtgtgtgtgtgtttgtgtgtgtgtgtgtctgtgtgtgatgggTGTAGAGGATTACAGCCTATGAGACTCAACTGAGCTGAGCCGCCCCCGTCAGAGCTGAATGGGGACACGAGTGGTGGCAGGATATTGACCTTGTGATCCCAGAGCTTTGGTGTCCTCTGATATCTGACGCATGTAATGACTAGTACAACACATTAATCACATCTAGAGGACACCTTAGGGTCTGATATTTAATGTTTGGCAACCTAAGCCTGCTTGAGATCAGAGGATATGTAAACTGGCACATGTGCTGTATATTTCTTGCATTAGCAGCCCTGGACCACAAGGTAGCACTCTTGATGTACGATACAAACAGACTTGGAACAGAAAACAATTACTCAACGCTccattgattttcttttcttttattataaaacgaaattacaaaaatgcaaaaaacttGGTTTACAGCAAATACATCTATTTATCTAAACAAGCTGGTGGAGATACAATAGAATAGATATACACTGTCAGTATAAATAGAAGATAAatagaaataacatttaatcCATTGTATTTCTACATTGGTTGAAGGTGCATTTGTCAGAGGTCAGCAGAGCCTCTTATTGATCCATGGAGTTAAAGAGACAGTCAGACGGTGGCGGTGACCTGAGTTGAAGTGACTTCAGTTGGTCTGTTTGTTGTAGAAGACTTCTGCTTTCTGGATCACACATAATAACACAAGAAGAATACACATTAGACCCATTACAACAGTGAGCAGAAAGCATTGTGTTACTAAGCACTATTATTTCTATCAAAAATAGTGTTTCACAGAAATATCAATATCATGAGTGCGTGGTAAGTTTATGCTGAAGATGATATTGTTAAGTATACTCACATGATGTTATTCATGAGTCTTTTCACTGCTTTTAACTTGGGGTTCAGGCAAAAGCGAAGGCCATTGTTCATGGTGACACTGTTGAAATGGAAAGTAGAAGTGAGTtcaagtgaaagaaaaagcacCCTTTTCTTACCAACACCTAACAGATGAGTCATGCAGGCAGACTCATTGGTATCGtgattgtattttgttttttcagagaTCTCCCTTCAAAAGTCATGGCAGTGCTTGCTTAGATGTCACAGTGTCTTTAGCAGGAGTTAATAATCCTGTTGTTTGTAACTTCAGTGGCTGTTCTCGATTGCTAATATATTTTGGAACAATTATAACTAACTCTGTGCTTTCATTCAGGTCAGACAattatgtgacattttatatgGCATGTCATTCCTTATAAATGTAGGGCTTTATTTGAGCTGCACCTCTATATCAACTGAATTTTTCAAATACTTACACAATCTCCACTTTGTCACAGAAGATGGTTACTGGGTAGATCTGGACGTCTTTTATTTCAGATGGTTTGGGAAATCCTTTACTGGCACGTTGACACAGACAATGCTCCCCATCATTATCCACTAGAGAGGAagacaagggaaaaaaaacatttaatttaatcaacAATCGTTTAGACTGTGCAGAATTCCAGCTCATAGCTACCAACATAgccaaaataaacactttttattCTTGTACTCTCATTGTTTGTCTGTCAACAATACAAACCTAATGTTGTCTATGTAATATTGTCTATCCAAAATGACAAAAGGAGGGATAAAAACTTACTTTGGGTTGCAGAGATGCAGACCACGACAGCCAGGAGCAGTGTCACTTTAATGATGCAGGACATTGTTGGCTTCCTCTTTGGTGAAAATGGCACTGGtgctagaaaaaaaatcttgttccTTGTGGTGAAGATGATAGAAAGACGTTGTAATAAGTGTAGCTTGAGTGAAAGACAGAAGGTTAGGTGACAGATGCACTGTGAGGAGTAAAGGATGAGGGTCATCTTTTATACTCTCATCCTTCCTGTGTTCAGGGGAATTTTCCGAGTGGAAAGTGAAACTTCAAAACTGTAAGAAAAAACCCCCAATCATCCCACTCTACTCCTCCTCTAGATATAGTACTAATAATTTGACCAGATTTGACATTGTAAtggtaaatactgtacatgcaaacaCCCATGTAAAGTAAAACTTTTATATCAAATCGTTCCCATTGTTTTCTGTAACCTTTCCACTGTCTCTTATGAATAAAGGCATACAATGCccaaaaatacttgaaaaagaacacacacacacacacacacacacacacacacacacacacacacacacacacacacacacacacatatatacctagtaagtaaataagtaaattttataaaaactttatttataaagcacctttcaaaaccagagttacaaggtgctgTACGATACAAACAATTGACAAAAAATTGAaagttaaaaacaggaaatatcaacataaaacacaatacaaacCATAAAAGTACACAGAAGGCAAACACAGAAATCAGatatacaaacaataaaaacaataaaagttaCACATTATGGGACCATTATGAAACAGACGAGTTTTTGAGAGCTTCTTAAAACTATTGACTGACTCaaaaatttttttataactggGGGAAGTTATAAGAACAAGTGTAAAACCACAGGCCCCTTTGGTTTTAAGCCAAGATTTAGATCACTTTTAGgaacattacatagacttacattaatttcctggagacttactctaaccctaaccataaccactatttgcctaaccctaaccactgacccaaaaaacagctttttaccaatttgggacacagcttttgtccccaattggacaagACGTCCACAATTAACACGTCTTGAGTCTGAAATGTGTCCCCAAAAGTCAgaccacagaaacacacacacacacatgcacacattatacagtaaatgtgtaaTCATTTGTGATGGTGGAAAGTAAGACTTTTGTATTCATATCTTTTTTGTCTACTGACAAAGCTGAGTTGGATTGATTGCATAAAATGACACATGGATGATACAAAATAATTCAtcaaagacaaaataacaacaaaataaaaccccaaataaagaaagaaaatagacTGATGACTTGTTAAAATCCTTTATTTCAGTATATTATTTCACACCTTCTGAAGTTTATCTCATTTGACATGTCAGTGCACTGAATGTTTTCCTGACATACTTGATGATAGTTTTGAGATGAAAATTTGAATCAAGTTGGTTTAAATGCTGTATGTGTGACTTATTTTGTATTTGCCAGACAAAGTGTGGGCAGGGGATCTTTGCAGCTTGGGGGTCTGTTCATATTTTGGGCGCATCAGTGGTTAACACCTTTAGCATTTATAGCACCAAATCAAATGTGTGAGTActctggaaaaaaatgaagagaagtatgatttcatttctttccaCAGTGGTTGCGTGGTAGTTTTCTACTGTAATGACACGTTTGCAATGTAAATAAATCAGTATGATCAACATTATCTGATGGGCTCCATGAATATCTTTTctttatatatgtgtatatatatatatatatatatatatatatatatatatatatatatatatatatatatatatatatatatattctgtagtTGATCTGGAACAATATGCCCTTTCAAGGCCACAGGCTTGTAGGTAAATGCTTGGTTTCAGCAGAAGCAGTGGTTTaatgtcagtttcagttttgtgttcTCCGTCATTTTTTTCTATGGCAAACTGAAATCCCATCTTACGTCATTCTTTCCTTCTCCATTTTTAATgtccttctcttttcctcttcatttaTTCTAAGaaggaacaaaataaaatgaaaataaaagtgcATAGTCATCTTCTAGTGAAAATACTGACATACTTGTCCTGTAAATTGCACTATGCCATTTTGCAATGAAGTGCATTAGAAAACATGTGACTGTTAAAAAGATGTTAACTGACACTAGATGAAAGTGTTATATTGCCACATTACTTATCCAAGCAGGTTTCTGTTTTGTGAAAATCATGTATCTCCAAAAGGTCAACTTCCcccaaactacaaaaataaatacacaaacaaataagcatattttattttctttctttgtaatATGGGTGCATTTTGAAAGCTATGAGGGTATAGGTGCATATTAGCCTTCAACTTATCtttaaaatcatcacatttggaGATACATAGTTAAACATTATCACcaaaaatgataataatgcaTGTGCCTTGTTTGCAACTGTCGACAGGCTAACAAACCCTTCTTTGTCAGCAGCCTCTGAACTTCTATCCACCAGGGcctgcaatgaatttgcctccttcttctctgacaaaattcagaaaattagacaagcagtcagtgTCTCCATATCAGGTACAGGGTATGTGTTGTCCCTGTTTTCACTTAAAATCACCCCAAATACCATGAGTTTTATCTGATCAACCACAAAAAAttggaggacattatacaatGTCTGAAAACCTCCTGCTGCggccttgatattctgccaacaggctttttcaaaaatgtttctaattgcatggcctcagatcttctacaAATTGTCAAcatgtctcttctctcaggtgaTCTTGTTTAGGTCTTCAATGAcatcaacataaacacagacagtggtAGAATTTCAGTCTTAatattactggatctcagtgctgcatttcaCACAGtcgaccacaacatattactagactgGAAAACTGAGTGGGACTTTCTGGTACAGtgctaaactggtttgaatcctacttcaaggaccagtgtgtagaatttagtggctcTAGCAGAATGGATTTGAcaaaaatggaatataatattcataaatgtgttttaattagtgtataatcccataaaaacaattacaaatacaattgtattttcgttaccttagaatgagccctttatagcTACATAGGcagcgggtcctcttccatggagctcgtcatgttgcaccgccatgtttctacagtagcccagaatggacaaaccaaacactggctctaaagagggccttttgtgtttttcataagtttcgcagccaccgtagTTTCTCCTTGGAAGGGTAGGGTGAAGGGTATTTATCTAgttacaatctgcaacctcaccacttgatcacactaaatcttacacactggtcctttaaaggacagggacaactttgtgtttatatgtaacCACGCATCTGagaggacaaaaatgacatgcagagTTCCTCagggctccattctggggccttcTCTgctcaacatctacatgcttccactggctcagattatggaaaacaacaaaatatgttaccataattatgtagatgacacacaaatttacaaaaCTATATaaccaggggactatggtccactacaagcactgagtaagggcattgaacaaatcaatgattggatgtgccagaattttctttaacgaaacagacaaaactgaattgtttttggagccaagaaagaacgattaaaagtcagcactcaggtTCAATcggtaatgttaaaaaccacaaaccaagccagaaaaaCAGCCATATTGCCAATTacaagacaattacaaagtcagcctactatcacctgaagaatatatcaaggattaaaggacttGTGTCACAGCAGGCTTTGGAAAAAactgtccatgcatttatcttctgTAAACTGGACGACTGTAACAGTGTCTTTACtggatcacatcactccagttctcagatctttacactggcttcctgtttgtcaaggaattgattttaaaatactgttgttggtttataaagcactgaatggtttaaggccaaaatacatttctgatctaatgctacgttatgaaccatctacatctctcaggtcgtctgggacaggtctgctttctgttctcagagtcaaaactaaacatggagaggcagctttcagtttttatgcatcACATATCTGGAATAAActcaaggctgaagacttttaaataaaatacttgtTCATTTCTTACACTACACTGTAAcatttattcttgtattttattatgtcttattctattttagcttattttcattttctattctaTTAACTCTTAAATAactatttttaattgtatttaaatgtcttttataatgtgtttcttttgcattttgtctTAATGCTTAATGTTTCATGTAAAGCATtggccttgttgttgaaatgtgctatactACATAAACTAACTTTGTCTTGTCTAAACATGAGGTGTTTTTTACTGTCTTCAAGTCAGATTTTAAAATTGGTTTATggtaataatgtatttttacttgataTTTCATCAAACATATTTCTAAATCTTTGAAATAAAGACTGAATTTTAAATTCTGTTGAAATCTGTTAAAACCAGTCCATGCTATTTAAAGACACTTGGGTCTTCCTTGACAATAAAGGTTAGTGGAAGGGACTTCCATCTATTGCTGCATATGGTGCAGACTAAACACAAGTGGTCAGCAAGAGTGACTTCTCTAAAATGAGTCTATACCCACTCATTCACATTACAACACATCAAAAATGTAAGTCACAAGACATTTTCTGGTTGACTTGTCGGGGGATTTAGGAATCACACAGCAGTTTGCAGTGGCACAGTATACTTAATGCCACCTCTAATAAACTCCACTTTCATTCTGAAAGACAGACCGCACTTAGCAGGcttgaatatttcatatatcCCCCCAGTGAATATTTAATAGGTTTTACTTATTGGGGACTGTAGAGTGCATCGACTCACATCATTTCAGTACAGCATGTTCCTTTGCACATTCTGACTTAAAGCACAGGAACTAAATACTTTGCGGTTTACATCTGAGTGGCAGTACCTATATGACCATCATGTTTGGTGgaaatagtttttttctgattgcCCTATTGGCTGTGTAGGGTTGAATGTGCGCTTGGGTATGTAAGAGAGTTATCAACCATAACTATTTTTAATAGTTCGTATTTCCTTTGTGTGAAGCTGTGATCGCTCACCAAATGTCAAAACCACAATGTGTGACCCGTGTAGGAATGAACCAACAGGAACTAATAACGTCAGCAGTCGCTTCCTCTGCAGACTTTGAGACTGGTGTAGTTGCACTTCTCATTTcactttaaaagtcaaaatcaCTTACATTAGGAAAAAGCTGATGAAATACACAGTAATCAGAATGAGAAAATGATGGATggacaaaatacatttgtacaaATGTTGGGTCACACGTGATAACCGCCTTATCTCTTGCTGCAGCTACAAATCCATATTGGTCATTGTCTGAACAAAGTGGTAACAGCTTGTGTCTGTCACCCTACAATATATATACGATTGTGGAGATTCATGCATACACAACTCTGCAACATAAGTAACTCAGTGTGTCAAGCTGTACAAAAAGagaagtgtttttgtgttgctgGACAGATGATGAAGGTCTAAAGGGTAAAAATTAgtttcatttgatgttttgatgattcTTTAGTGTGGTCAGTGGCTGAAATGATCCCTTGTCTGCCCCATATTATTCAGTTTATGATATTTATACCAAATACATTATAGCTAAATCAGGTGATTTTAACCTTATAGGCAGTGCAGAAACAATAATGAAACCTGATTGCCATAAACAGAGCCAACAGGGGTCAAGGCAGCTGCTTTGGTTTGTCTGAAATAGCCTGCAGAAaggacagatttttaaaaattgtaaaactcattaaacaaaattgataaaatgtctttatatttgATAATATACATGTCACATCCTTCCTCGGGACCACCGGCTGTCAGTAGCTGTCAGTTAAGTAACAATAGAGCTTTCCTTTGACTAGAGTGCACTGCAGCAAACGTAAAGAGGGTTGCAAGTTGCAAGTCAATATGACCACATGAGCCTTTTTTGAGAGTTTCCAGCCACTGTAGATGACTTTTTTTCGTGTGACGGTGACGGTGGTTTTCTCACAGGAACCATCAGCgtgtaccccccccccccccccccccccttattCCGGTATGTCTGTCTTccagttcatgtttctgtgATCACTAATGAGCTACTCCTAAGTTGTTTGACCGGATATTTCTGATAAAATACAATTTGAGTCTTATTTGATAGTTTTGATAGTTTTTGCCATCTTTTATTATGATAAATGTAGCTGATCTAGAAACATGACACACAAGTGTTCAGATGATCAGATTAACTTTACTTGTTGGCAGAACCAAAAGTGTACactcaaaatataataaatacatatatatatatatatatatatatatatatatatatatatatatatatatatatatatatatatatatatatatatatatatatatatatatatatatatatatatatatatatatatatatatatatacacacacacatatacatatgtatttgGCAAATAAGTTGGCAAGAGTTACCAGGGGAATTTTCTGTTAAGTGTGGCTTGGTAATAAGGTCACCAAATGCCTTTGTTTTCCCTTTCAAATGTTTCCCTAACCTGGGGGGCTGGTTTCAAACATGTATGATCCTCTGACTGCTCTTTTTGAGTAAATCATTAATATTGACAATAAGATGCTGggccaaaaatacaaaatataagacataagttgtaataaactttAATTATACTTTCAACTATTAGAACAAATGGGCAATGCTGTTTATTTCTGGGAGAGAAAGAGTCTCCAGATGGGGCTGCTTCACTTACATGTAAAGCTaggttgtaaaatgtaaaaccaaaTGATTCCATGCTATTTCACCTGTGGTCAAAATGTTCAACTGATAAGACTTCAGCATGAACTTTATCATCATCTGCATTACCTTTGGAGTTATGAtaaacttgtgtttttatgttgtggtTCTGTACTGTTTATGTCGAATATTTAagatatttctttcttttggaAAGAATAACATTTCATCTTAATTCAAACTACAAGTAACATAGCTTCTCACTTACTGAAGTGGCAGTGAACATGCAGTTAGTGTGGTTTTACTTGCACAGGTTTTTGAGACATCCTGCCTGCATTCTACTGTAACACAATGGGGGTAGATTTTTATTTGTGGTGCTTACATCACTAagacattacatttaaataatataacagCAACATGTCTCTCCAGAAACAGTGTCCCCATTGTTCAATGAAAACTGGTCAAAATGTGTGATGTCTTTTGGGGAGACATTCGCCTGCATTATACTAGGATGGTCGCACAAGCAGAAATTAAaacctggaaaaataaaaacaaaactaactaTGTGGCTTGTGAGCAGACATTGCATCAGACAGATGTtagatctgtgaggaacacagttgattatttgcaataattatcaattatcaaagataattaactaattatgacaattagtagaattattaatatgaattaacaaatacggggcaccacccagaaactgggaccaataaccaaacaagatagtctcataaatgggagttcacctagaatgttaatatctgagagatatcaacattcgagggtgaacaaagaagagttgaattcgagctctgactccttcaatcagccacttttacaatatattacacacaataatgacaaaagaacttctctttaaagatataacaatgtttattaaacttaacaAAATACTTAacaaacttagcaaaattaacaaagttaacaaatgcttcattcaataaacaacttttctaaaatctaattctaccaaacaaaacagctatgtacagggttggacacatgcaggagcgtctccacctgctgaggtgtgaaaatcgcaaagcatccttggaaatggagtttgcaatggactcccattgtctgtaagcagcattttggcgctattcctttgtctcgggggaaacaaaggaaaaagcatctcgtggtcaggcctcacaggttacatgtaggccttctctgtgtgacctcgtggtttgaggcccaacacaGAAGAAACAAGTTCTCCGGAACAATATAATGGAACTGAGAGCAGTTCAAAGAAACTAAGGGAACCGCGACAACCACAAATGTCAGAAAAGCCTTTTcaacaaagaacacaaaaaaactgTGGGACTTTGTGAAAGAAATGGCCAACTTGAACTCGGGCAAGAGGAAATTGCATATACTGAATGAACTGCTAAAAGCAAATAAACTCAGCAATTTCCATAAACATTTTGATTGTGAAGGGAGTGACTGTACTGATGAATGTAGAAACTTGTCAATTATTGTGATGTGATCCAACACATAGAGTAGTAATTGATTCAAGTGCTGTGGCCAAAGTTTTTAAAAGGTTGCACACTAAGAAAGCCAGTGGGCCAGACGGTATTTCGGCTCTTTTTCTTAATACATTTGCTGATGAGTTGACTCCAGCTTGGAACCCTCTATTCTAGCTATCGGTCAATACATGTACCATTCCTACAATATGGAAAAAAGCTGTTATTATTCCTGTTTCAAGAAAACCTTGCTCACAGGCAAATAATGATTTTAGACCGGTAGCATTGACATCAATATTGATGAAATCACTTGAATGCGTTATGGTAGGGAACCTATTAAGTGAGGTACAACATCTCTTAGACCCCTACCAATTTGCTTATAATGATGGTAGAGGCACTGATGATGCTCCAAACACcacatttcactttattttaaaacaccTTGAAAATCCTACAGTTTGTGCTAGACCGATGTTTATGGACTTTAGTTCAGCATTTAATACCATTCTCCCTCAGACTACTATTAAACAAGCTGAAACAGATGAGAGAGAATCCCTATATAATCAGGTGGTATCATGCATTTCTCACAGGAGGACAACAGCAGGTGAAAGTTGACTCAACTCTCTCTGACATACAGGTTTTAAGTACTGAAACTCCTCAAGGCTGAGTAAACGCTCCCCTTCTTTTCACACTATATACAAATGACTGTAATAACCAGTAAACAAACAACTACATTATTAAGTTTTCTGACGATACAGCCATACTCAAGTTTACTGAAAAAAGATTCAGACATTTCTGTGTATAAGTGAGAGATTGAGGTTGTGCAGTGGTGTGAGGGGAACAACCTGATTTTAAACgtcaaaaaaaaccaaagacATGGTCTTCGATCTCAGTTCTGTTGCTGATCACAAGTGGAGTATGTCTGTTAATGAATTAGTCAACATCTGCATTTTCTGTGAAGA is a window encoding:
- the LOC122990564 gene encoding C-X-C motif chemokine 9-like, giving the protein MSCIIKVTLLLAVVVCISATQMDNDGEHCLCQRASKGFPKPSEIKDVQIYPVTIFCDKVEIVVTMNNGLRFCLNPKLKAVKRLMNNIIKQKSSTTNRPTEVTSTQVTATV